The genomic stretch TTTTTGTGCATTAAATCACGAATTTATAGCATGGGTGCAGATATCCATGACGGGATAAGTGGACACAGATTAAAGAGATAACGTTTTTTATGTTTAACCAATTTCTTGAAAAACAAACGGTTTTTCTGACTGGTGCGGCGAAAGGCATTGGTTTCAGTGTGATGCAGCATCTACTTGAAGCGGGTGCTCGAGTGGTCGCCACGGACATCGATGAAGTACGACTCAAGGCAGACAGTGACGCATTGATGAACCGCTATCGCGAGCAGTTATTTTGCTATCACTTAGATCTTTCTCAGCCGGAGTCTGTTGCTTGTCGTGTGGCGCAAATGGTTGAACAACATGGCCCGTTTGATCACCTGGTGTGTTGTGCGGGCGTGTTGCATCTTGGCGCCATTGCGAGCATGCCTCTGGCTCAAATTGAGCACACTTTCAATGTGAACACGTTTGGTACCTTGGCGGTGATGCAGGTCTTGGCAGAAGGAATGAAAGCACGACGCGCAGGCAGTATGGTGATTGTTGGTTCTAATGCGGCCAATACACCTCGTCCAAATATGGGGGCTTATGGGGCATCTAAGGCGGCGTTGCACATGTTGGTTAAATCGATGGGAATGGAGTTGGCGGAATATGGGGTACGCTGCAATATCGTCAGCCCCGGTTCAACGCGCACAGACATGCAGATGCAATTGTGGTCGGAAGAATACGGTGAACCTCAAGTCATTGCAGGGAATTTAGAGCAGTTTCGTTTGGGAATCCCGTTAAGAAAAATGGCTGAGCCACAAGACATCGCTCGGTCGGTACTGTTTTTACTTTCCGAGCACGCAGGGCACATTACCTTGCACGATCTCAGAGTCGATGGCGGTGCGACATTGGATAATTAATTGCTGGGATAATTAATAACTTGCCGAAGTAAAAGAAAAGGAATGGTGGATGGTTACCATTCCTTTGATATGGTTGCTAGTTTTCTAGTTTTCTAGTTTTCTAGTTTTCTAGTTTTCTAGTTTTCTAGTTTTCTAGTTTTCTAGTTTTCTAGTTTTCTAGTTTGCTAGTCCCTAGTCCCTAGTCCCTAGTCCCTAGTCTCTAGTCTCTAGTCCCTAGTCCCCACCTTCCTACATCTCTATCTCTATCATTTTGACCTAAACCATCTCAACGAACCCGCTGTCCATTGGTGATTTAGGCAACGGTGGAAAAGTGCTCCATCATCACGACATTCACCGCTTCCGCAAAAATATTGAGAATACTTTCCGTCTCTTCCCAACCCAAACATTCATCAGTAATCGACATGCCTTTGACCAACGGACGATCGGAGATCTTTTGTGCGCCTGCAACCAAGAAGCTTTCCGCCATCACGCCAGCAATGCACTTTTCCCCGTCGATCAACTGACAGGCGATGTTTCTCGCCACATCGAGTTGGTTCTTTGCCACTTTCAGGCTATTGCCATGGCTACAATCGATGATCAGGCGCGGGTTAAGATCGTTGGCTTCCAGTTGTTGGCTCACTTGGCAAACATGCTCGGTGGTGTAGTTAGGCTTTTTGCCACCTCGCAAAATGATATGGCCATTGGGGTTACCATGGCTGATGGCGGTGAGAGTACGTGCCCCAAATCCTGGCACACAGATGAGATGGGGTGAGTTTGCCGCGTGTATCGCGTCGATAGCGATATCAACATTGCCGTCGGTCCCGTTTTTGAAACCAATAGGGCAGGGAAGTGCCGAGGCCATTTGGCGGTGAATTTGAGATTCAGTTGTCCGTGCGCCAATGGCACCCCAGCAAATTAGGTCAGAAATATAGGGGTAAGTCGTGGTGTCTAAATACTCGGTTGCCGTCGCGAGGCCGAGCTTGATGACTTGCTGTAAGAATTGTCGAGCGAGCAGCAACCCTTTATTCATGTCGTGGCTGTTATCGAGATCGGGATCGACGATCAGCCCTTTCCATCCGGCGCGTGTGCGTGGTTTTTCAAAGTAAGTACGCATCACAATCAGAAGTTGCTTTTCATGCTGACGCTGAATGTTGGCCAGTTTCTGCGCATATTCAAGGCCTGCTTGTGGATCGTGAATTGAGCATGGGCCGATGATCACCAGTAATCGAGGGTCTTGGCCATTCAGAATTCGAGTGATCTCTTGGCGGCGTTGTCGAATAAACGCTTCGCTCTCTTCGTCCAGTGAGGCATGTTGAATGATCTCTTCCACAGAAGGGAGTGTTCCACAAGGAGTGGAGTGAATCAATTTGCTGAGCGTAGGCATGTTTCCCCCTGAGCCATAATCGGTAACTGAGTTTTAAAAATAAATTATGTAATGATAATTATTATCGTTAATGGCGGGATTATTAAGAAAGAGGAATCGATATGTCAAGCCGAAATCTTGCTCAAGTCACCCTATGCTAACCAGTAAAATCAACAAGATGAACTGACATTCTTTCACTACAAGCACCGTTGTTTGACATTTTAAATGCTTTACATGCAAATGATAATGATTATTATTAATGTAAATTTGGGTGGCAAAATGCTATCAAATTGTGCGCCGACAGACCGACAGGCGAAGTGAATGGACTATGTTTGGATTTTAACATGAAAGAAATGACGGCAATGCAGGCCGCTTATTGGTTAGGAAGGCAAAAAGGCAATGCGATGGAAGGCTTGGCTGCCCATCTCTATGCCGAGTTCGATGGACAAGATTTAAATCGCGAAGCGTTATCAATGGCGGTGCGGGCACTGTATGCGAAACATCCCATGTTGCGTTTAACGATCACTGCAGAGGGGCAACAACACATTCTCCCTCTTTCTGCTTGTCACCAACTGACGGTGGAAGACATTACGCGCTATTCCAAGCAAGAGGCCGAGCAATTCTTGCATAACAAGCGAGAGCGAATGAGCCACCAAATCTTGGATTTGAATCAAAGTAGCCCCATCGAGATCAGTGTGACCTTGCTCGCCAATAATGAGCATCGATTGCACATTGATGCGGATATGATTGCGTGCGATGCGCAGAGTTTCCGAATTGTGGTCGAAGACTTAGCGCGACTTTATCTGTCTGCACAAGAATCCGATTTAGCCGTGAGCGAAGAGCCTCAGCTAACCTATTTTCATTACCTTGACCATCAGCAAACGGATCGCTATTTAGCACAGCGCAAGGCCAGCGATAAACAGTGGTGGCAAACACGTTTATTATCATTGCCCCCTGAACCTCCATTGCCGTATTTGTCCTGCCATGGTAACGAAGCTCGTCCACAAACTCAGCGCTTGGCGCATCAGTTTACCCATCAAGAGCGCGTTGCGTTGGAGGCATTGGCGAAAGAGCACCATCTCACGTTAACACAGCTATTTCTTGCCCTGTTTTCGCAAGTGATTGCCACTGGTGCGCGTGAGCATCGTTTCCGATTAAACGTACCGACTTTTCACCGTGGTATTTATGATCCTCAGATAGAGCAGTGCGTAGGCGATTTTTCCAACTTACTGATCTTTGGTGCTCACGTCGACAAAACACAGACGCTGCTGTCGCATTGCCGCCAAGTAGCGAGCCAACTGAACCTGTTGCTGAGCCATGAAACATACTCAGGTGTGCAGGTCATGCGTGATTTGTCACGCTTGGCGGGTCAGGTGCAACGCTCGCCCGTGGTGTTTACTTCCGGTATGGATATCGACGGTGGCGAGCTCTTTTCTCAGCGAGTGACGGACAGTTTAGGCCACATGAATTGGGTGATTTCGCAAGGGGCACAGGTAACGCTAGATGCGCAGATTGCCCCTGCTTATGGCGGCATTTTGGCTAACTGGGATGTTCGCGCGGATCTCTTGGAGCAAGAGGTGATTGAGCCCATGTTTGCTCATTACGTTGCGTTGATTCGTCGCCTTGCGACGTTCCCACAAATCATGCATCAGACGCTCGAACAGCTAGACGCAGCATTGGGGCTATCCAAGTCGGAAGATATAGCGGCGACGCCATTGAGTAACTTGCAGAAATCGTATTTGTTGGGGCGTTCAACTCAAATTGCCTTAGGTGGCGTTGCGATGCATGAGTTTCGCGAATATCGCGGCAACTTGGCAACTGAGACGGTGCGAGAAAATCTCACCCGCTTGGTTGAACAGATCCCGGCATTGAGGACGCACATCGATCAAGATAAATTGCTGCAGTTTGTTTCTCCCATTATTGAACTCAATTTAAAAACGTTTGATTTTCAGCACCTTTCTCGTGAAAAAGCACTTTTAGCGGTGGAGCCACTTCGCGAGCACTATCGACATAAAATGCACGATTTAAGCGGTTCGCCTTGGGAAGTGTGTGTCGTTCAATTACCCCCAGAGTACGCCAGTCGAATAAACACCATTATTTTCACCAGCTTTGATGCCTTGATTGTTGATGGGCGCAGTCATTCGATCATTCTCGCAGCGCTGCTTGGTCAGCAAGAAGATGGCATTCAAGGTTTGATGGCTCCTCGCTCACCAAAGCGTCAAGGTGCCGTCATAGATACTGCGAAACGAGCGCAAGACGAACGCTATTGGCAAGAAAAATTGCATCGTGACTGCTTGCCTCCAGCATTGCCTTGGAAGCAACCGCTGGAGACCATCCGCACTTCTCGTTATGCGCGAGAAAGCTTGCAAATTCGCCGTTCTGAGCTGCAACAACTGACCCAGATGGGGGCGGAAAATGGTCTGTTCGTCAACTCATTGTTGACTGCCGCTATTG from Vibrio vulnificus NBRC 15645 = ATCC 27562 encodes the following:
- a CDS encoding 2,3-dihydro-2,3-dihydroxybenzoate dehydrogenase — protein: MFNQFLEKQTVFLTGAAKGIGFSVMQHLLEAGARVVATDIDEVRLKADSDALMNRYREQLFCYHLDLSQPESVACRVAQMVEQHGPFDHLVCCAGVLHLGAIASMPLAQIEHTFNVNTFGTLAVMQVLAEGMKARRAGSMVIVGSNAANTPRPNMGAYGASKAALHMLVKSMGMELAEYGVRCNIVSPGSTRTDMQMQLWSEEYGEPQVIAGNLEQFRLGIPLRKMAEPQDIARSVLFLLSEHAGHITLHDLRVDGGATLDN
- a CDS encoding 3-deoxy-7-phosphoheptulonate synthase, which produces MPTLSKLIHSTPCGTLPSVEEIIQHASLDEESEAFIRQRRQEITRILNGQDPRLLVIIGPCSIHDPQAGLEYAQKLANIQRQHEKQLLIVMRTYFEKPRTRAGWKGLIVDPDLDNSHDMNKGLLLARQFLQQVIKLGLATATEYLDTTTYPYISDLICWGAIGARTTESQIHRQMASALPCPIGFKNGTDGNVDIAIDAIHAANSPHLICVPGFGARTLTAISHGNPNGHIILRGGKKPNYTTEHVCQVSQQLEANDLNPRLIIDCSHGNSLKVAKNQLDVARNIACQLIDGEKCIAGVMAESFLVAGAQKISDRPLVKGMSITDECLGWEETESILNIFAEAVNVVMMEHFSTVA